The Hemiscyllium ocellatum isolate sHemOce1 chromosome 39, sHemOce1.pat.X.cur, whole genome shotgun sequence genome contains a region encoding:
- the LOC132834205 gene encoding large ribosomal subunit protein eL37-like has translation VPTKGTLSFGRKQNKTHTFCQQCGATAIHLQKPNNKRKGKLNWNADTKMRNTMGSGWVRHSEVVYHSFRNGFHMGTTLRPRRVPKASSSTA, from the coding sequence GTTCCGACAAAAGGAACATTGTCATTTGGTAGGAAGCAGAACAAGACCCACACGTTTTGCCAGCAATGTGGGGCTACGGCAATTCACCTGCAGAAACCCAACAACAAGAGAAAGGGGAAGCTTAACTGGAATGCAGACACCAAAATGAGAAACACAATGGGTTCAGGTTGGGTGAGGCACTCAGAGGTGGTTTATCACAGCTTCAGGAATGGTTTCCACATGGGGACCACATTGAGACCCAGACGTGTCCCAAAGGCGTCCTCCAGCACTGCATGA